The genomic segment CGATGTTCGCATCGTGGAAATTGCCGCCGCGGGTGTAGAAATCGACCACCTGCATCAGGGTCGCCATCCCGCCGTTGTGCATGTAGGGACCGGTCAGCTCGACGTTGCGCAGGGTCGGCGTCTTGAAATTGCCGTTGACCGCCGTCCGGGTGATGGTGCTCAGGTTGGGGGGGCAGACCAGCGGCGGGTTGCCCAGCAGGTCGGGGACGCATCCCTGGTCCGGAACGAAACGGGTATCGAATGTCAGGGTACCCGGCGCATTGCCGTTGGCAATCTGCCGCTGCCGGGAGAAGGCGAGCGGGTTGCCGAAGGGGTCGTTGCCGCCGCGGCCGAGATCGGCGGCCGTCGGGGTGACGCCGATGTTGTAGAAGCCGATGTCGTAGGTCGCCGCGCCGCCGTTCCCCATGTTCATGGTTTCGACGACGCCGGGCTCCTCGGGATTTTTGGCCATGCTGACGGTGGCGGAGGTGAACTCGGCACCGACGTGACAGTTGAAGCAACCGATGCCGCCCGAGAGGAAGAGGGTGAGGCCGCGCTGGGCGCTCTCCGACAGGGCGGCGAGGTTCCCTTCGGCGAAGCGGTCGAAGGGCGTATCGTCGGACACCAGGGTCGCCTCGTAGAGCTGCACCGCCAGTCCGAAGAAGAGGGAGAAGTTGGCCTCCATCTGGGTGAAGCCGCCGGTCACCGTGCCGGCGCCGTCCCAGAACTCATTCACGAAGGAACCCTGGATCATCGCCGCGTAGGTGGTGGCCAGGCCCTGCCCGCTCGGATGGCGCAGGGGGCCCAGACGGCTGTCCTGGGGATGGACCGCCTGCTTGGCCAGGGGGCGCAGAGAGAGCATCTTGCGGCCGATCTCGGGCCAGGAGCGGCCGGCCCAGGACATCTCGGTTGAGTCACCCGGCGGTCCCACGGCCTGGGAAGCGAGGCTGGCATTGTCGAGCTGGTTGGCCGGGTCGTCGGCATTGACCAGGCTGAGCGGAGTCAATGCTCCTCCGCTGTTCAGCCAGACGGTGGCATCGGCGTCCTGCACCCCGAAGGGATTGACGCCGTTGAAGTTGTGGTTGGCGCGGCCGTCCCAGAAGTTGGCGAAGTTGAAGACCGCGTTGATGATCGTCGGCGAGTTGCGGCCGGTGACCTGGCGGACGTTGCGGCCGTTG from the Desulfuromonadales bacterium genome contains:
- a CDS encoding cytochrome c peroxidase yields the protein MKSWMRNPGTMSLAFAAALLAVLLPATAVREAQAQVAPSSSLKTVPVPEPANLARFVKDKDAAIRLGKALFWDMQLGSDGLMACASCHFHAGTDNRAKNTLRFGANGVFDVKGPNGTLTTADFPFHQMVNPDDRGTGGLDPDDPAVLRSVDDVVGAQGVPRTQLVGITEGQAVDRGRTLRDTPFASNGRNVRQVTGRNSPTIINAVFNFANFWDGRANHNFNGVNPFGVQDADATVWLNSGGALTPLSLVNADDPANQLDNASLASQAVGPPGDSTEMSWAGRSWPEIGRKMLSLRPLAKQAVHPQDSRLGPLRHPSGQGLATTYAAMIQGSFVNEFWDGAGTVTGGFTQMEANFSLFFGLAVQLYEATLVSDDTPFDRFAEGNLAALSESAQRGLTLFLSGGIGCFNCHVGAEFTSATVSMAKNPEEPGVVETMNMGNGGAATYDIGFYNIGVTPTAADLGRGGNDPFGNPLAFSRQRQIANGNAPGTLTFDTRFVPDQGCVPDLLGNPPLVCPPNLSTITRTAVNGNFKTPTLRNVELTGPYMHNGGMATLMQVVDFYTRGGNFHDANIADLDPFIVDLNGLKGNEAEQRALVDFLLALTDERVRQESAPFDHPQLFVAEGHVSSVPGNPKRTRLLADNLREIPAVGAPGRAAQGLPPLRPFLNEGGDPNFHYQP